The genomic segment tattattatgaccaacatggtaaaataaatcatcatcatcatcatcatcatattcAGTGCTTAAATAATTGGGAAACATATTCTAAAAGGGGGTTCCAAAAGTGCAGTTGAAAAATTCTGCGTACGCGTACCTAAATGTCTTATATTGATTACCTAAATTAGGATTTAATTAGAAGGGGTACATACGAAAATAGTTCaatctacctacctatctatttcCGGCGAGTCGAGAATTTTCGTACCAAGTACCGGTAcgcacaaatatttttttaagaaggTGGACTCCGTTCAGCCACATCCCCTCTCTAATCAAGCACtgaattcatatatttatattgtacttacGCCCGCGCGGCATCCGCCGACGACGATCGCCACCAACGCGCACACAACCACAGGAAAATTGAGAACCATCGTTTGCAAGCCGCAGAGAGACGACACTGGTGTCGAAGGAGGAGaccacgacgacgacaacgacgataataataagtattattattattatcgtgcacGACGTGTGCTGGACGACGGACGAGACTGAATGTGTCCGTGTAACGtgcctaggtatattatagtgtagggTGATTATCGGTTTTCTATGGATTCCTCTATGTATATGTTCCAATTGAAGGGATAGAATTAAAGCGATTTCAGAGGCACATAATATACGACACACCACCGATACCACACCACCACCACAACAGCAACAAAAACAACAAGAACACACGCCGGGCATGTAAACGTATAATGCAGCaggactatattttattataatgttattatatttatatactttaaacaGTCTATAGTAAAAACatcaaacgtttttttttttcgtttccataataataataaaaataattataattataccataaaataagaacataataataataataatatcgcgttttacaatatataatataatatacgaggatggatatttatatatatggttACCgcttataacataaatactactTTAACtcgttagaataataataataataataataataataataataatgatattatattatagtcataatgataataaatgttaGAAATATAGTTGTTGATTACTCTGaacaatattaactaaaaataataaaaataatgatgaaataaaataataataataataatataataataatgcaaataatagcaaataaagaaacaaaataaacacaatataatatgaaaacaacgTTTGGAAATGATAAATCTTtaaattctttaattatttatatttaaaaaaaaattataaaatattaaaacatgatcgattctaacataatattacatcgtATTACATAAACGAATCGTTCtgacacataatatgtaaacgaaatattataatatttaaatattatagtaaacatagataataataatcatgataacattatcatcatcataatcataataataataataataatagttaatataatcgCAAAATGAGGGGATGTATACGAAGAATAATAAAGTCGTCGTCTTAAAGTATAATAAccgtttatataggtacagtttgCAACAGGTTGTTCGTCAACgtcgtcgttatattattattatgtataggtataatataacaatattataatatattatattttataggatcGCGATCGTCGGCGAGTTGTAAGCATATacgttcaaataaaataataaatgataatataataataataattaataaaaataataataatgataataataataataaaagtgtagTACGACAATCGTACGATTTATCGGTCGGAGGCGCGTTACATGCCACCTAAGTGACGGTCGCCGTCTTGGCGTTTTCCGTGTTGCACTTGTATTCTGTGCTGTTCCGGCAGTAGTACTTTTTGTGCGCAATGAACGTGGACAGATAGTTGAACGATATGTCGCACGCCTTGCAGTATTTCGCGGTCATGCCGGTCCGCTTGTTGCCACCGGCGGTCTGCATCTGCAGCTGcggcgtcggcggcggtggcgggaGCTGTTGCTGCAGCAGTTCGTCAGACGCAGTGGCCGGAAGTTCGTGCTGCTGCCGACGGTAGGCGCCTGTGGCCAATTCTTCCATCGTCGGCGGTGCGGCCATGCCGTTGATCGGTTCCTGCTTGACGACTACCAATTCTTTTGGCTCATCGTCCACTATGACGGTTGCGGCCGCAGCTGTGGatgacgaagacgacgacggcgacggcgaCAACGATGACGACGAGGCCACGGCTGAGGCCGTCTTGATAAGAACGGTGGACGGCGCAGACGGCTTGTCCGCGGAATCCAAAGTGGTCGGCGTTTTGGCGCGTCCATCGACCATCGATGACGCCGAGTTCTCGTCGATCAAACACGTCACGTAATCTTCTTCCTGCACACACAAAAAAGACAAATTTGTCagacatattaaattatgtttcagcagtggtatataatatataggactaTAGAAGTAAACCCTGTCAGAATTTAGGGGAGGGCGCAGGGGGGGCGTCTTCACATAATGGgagttttattatatcttaatatacaacataatatatcattacagTATAATTgcataaatcaataatacaaattaaaatcacaatttgaatccaaaatattttgttcaatctcccattgtattaatttatagtttcctatataaatgtgtaaaagtgAGTTTAAAAATATGCGTTTGTAATCGTCAGTTGAGGACTAGCAGAGTTTATCAAAACCCTACTGAATATGGTCGGTATTCGTTACGGACAGGTGTTATGAtattaccaaattaaattttgaaagtttaataaaaatattatcatttgcttagtataattaattattttaacataattttatttttgcttttgaataaaaaaatattttacttatataatattcttaaattaaattataacatattatattaaacttcaccaatattattaacatatatttgaaaaatattggccACCACCACTAAGGATGAACCTTACCGCCTTGGGTCTCTGCATTCATAAATCCCGCTCTGGATAAAACTATAACCATTAGGAGgcatatttgtaataaattataaacattaaaaacgaaaatatttcttttaaaaagcCGCACAACGAAGACtgcaagatttaaaaataattgatttcatctctaaatgtaaattattatgtacataattaaatacatttaaaacagcAGTAGCCACGAATGGGTTGCAAATACTTTGCTAATTGTTTATGTTAATCTAATTGTATACATCTATAAATGTAGGCTAATAACCATTTAGTTGTATAATTGAAGCCTTAACACTTAGAAAAtgggtaaataaaaaatagtttatatacgaattcgtaattatatttatgatttaaagtgATGAtgaaacacttttaaaataactattttgtttattttattttaccaacttattagaattttataacATTGGTTTCACTCGGAAGCGGTATAATATTAGTGTCAGACTAAATAGGCAGCCATAAATAGGTCAGCATaacgtcatatttttttaaagttgttaatacttaatataatgatattgtaagTTACTAGGGTAATATCTGATTATCGCGCATGTACCTattcacagattttttttttcgagaaaTTATCAGGAATTATCAatcacttaatagttaatacctattaaataattggtatacctttatatctcatattatattttcgcgATCAGAACGATTTATGATTTATGCACTTGAACAATTATTAGACGGatcagtgttattttttttaatatgtgtaaTACATAAGATACTTATAAAGTcctaaaaaaatcattcataaACCGAAAAATGTTTATAGGGGTGGGAAAAAAATTCACCCTTGAAATAGCTATGGTGTAAATCCATCCCTGTGGGTTCTActttaaacaaatgtatacctacattatataagtataatatttaaattgattctaatatcttaaatataatatactaaggttttgtataaaattcaatcatattataaggagtggcaaaaacattttttatcgcgACGCACAACAAACAGGAACTTGGCCAGTAATGACTTTAATAAGTAGGATGATATTAAAAGAACGAAGCGCTTGAAAAACGGCTCGTTGGGATGGCTCACCATGAGATCCGGAATCATCCGCTTGTTGAAGTGCATGCGGATGTGCGTTCTGAGACCCCTAAGCGTGTTGCCCTTGTACTGGCAGATGGTGCACACGAACGCCCTTATACCGTTGTGGTTGTCCAAATGTTTCTGAGCGGCCGACGCGCTCGTGCACACGGCGCTGCACACTGGACACTTCCAACAGTTGGCCGGCTGACACTGATGGTGATGTGTTCCGTCGACGGTCATCTGCGGAAAACGTTTGCGGATTAAGCACATAATtgaacacgtcatattatataagtaggtagggtACTCTAATGGGTCAATTTTGTACTGTCGTCTGCTGCAGTATAGGCATCGTCCCGGGTCTTACTCTAGACCTCTAAGAggtgtatgtatatatcactatatcaaGAATTCccaattaaattacatttttgaggACCACATATTCGGAATTTGGAAAATTTCGGGGACCATCAATAATTAACCAAACATGTGTTTATCCAAAGAAAAtgtaacgaaaaaattaaaaaaattaaagaaaacctACATCATTTAATTCACCAGaaagaaatatttgtttgaaatgtCGATTACAACCTACAGGCTCAATTTTACGACCAATAAAATACTTTGTTGTACAGTTGGCTACGAAAACAGAAAGAGTTGGCAATTGCTTTTGGGTCGGGATACATGCAACCGAATCACGACTTGGCCAATTCCCGAAGCAATGAATTTCGGCCGTGTGCAAGGAATTTGGAAAATTAGACGGTAATCGAAAACCTTCTCTTTTTGATACCCCTCCCCCAATCTCAAAGAAATAACCTGAGCTCGACACACTTACTTTGCACTTTGGGCACTTTGACGGTGGCGGTGTCGCCTTATTATCTGCTGCCGGTTCCTGCAGCGCCACGGCCGTCCTGTTCGGGCAGTAGAAAGTCTGGTGCGTAGTGAGGTTGTCGTATGACGAAAACTTGACGCCGCACGTGGAGCATATAAATTGGATCATGGGTGGCTTAAGCAACGGCGTAGGGCTGACGCTGTCCTTGGAGGACTGCGGTGACGACACCATCAGCGGCTTTGACCCGGGTGACCCCTCGGGGCTCGTCTTGTCCACGTCGCCGTCCCCGCCGTCCGGGGGCGGGCGGGATGCACAGTAGTGCTTCTTGTGGGCCAGAAAGTTCTCGTACTTGCAGAACACAATGTTGCAGCTCTCGCATTTGGACGGGCCCTGTTTCAAGTAGAACTGATGGTGCGCGGGGGGCATTCCACCACCGCTACCATCCTGCGCCGAGTTCGGGTTCAGTCGGAGCGTCATGTCAGGCGCAAAATACGGCAAAACGGCGGCCGGGCTGAGAAGTTCGCTGAGGCCGCGTGGCTGGACACCGGGTAGCATCGGGGCCACGGCGGCCGGGGACAGCAGCGATTTGTGCATCGCGCTAAACCTGTGATGCGCGGCCGGTAAGTGGTGCATCGCGTGGTGAGGTGGCTCGCCGTTGTTGATCGGTTCCTGCTTGATGCCGTCCTGCAGCCGGCCGCCGGACGCGGGCAGCAGGCTGGTTACGCTGAACTTTCCGCCGTTCCGGTCAACGAAGTCGTACACTGCCGACGACGGAACGGGCTTCCCACCATGCTGCACCATGCCGT from the Acyrthosiphon pisum isolate AL4f chromosome X, pea_aphid_22Mar2018_4r6ur, whole genome shotgun sequence genome contains:
- the LOC100164976 gene encoding zinc finger protein ush, whose amino-acid sequence is WATTEEVVEGSEVTAKCEVKIEQNQQLSPPSRPEPEEPTPTNDPHPTLRLNPNLATDPARWSPADKPSTPQPPPPPPPPPSAIVTAAAAASSSASSTSSSSSSSSSLSSSAIGEPTHNVVTITAPRAIQIFICNPCGIRFSSLSTLDAHQTYYCSRRHKKDSESDDTKMPIVVESDEIAMGNDTDSRPSSVEPSSKAIRTGKQYKCPHCSYSADKKVSLNRHMRMHSISPVSVQSPPCPTDNADPSVVDRYCQNCDIRFSNLRTYQAHKTHYCNTRHVVKPTPSSSPMPNNPSPTGVVPTYLALPTNPVIVVPYTLVQNASVLSALSADIGPSPPTDTACIVLSDGTLQPIAQALVPTKFAMLANSDNIQRDNSQSPPEEFFSPPKKAESVSPETKMRPAAQPSSPLDLRLKRVVKSSPDNASCTDGEEEKENRRSDGNVTDTEDIICAPSIPCMISPTSSPTSGGSGDSSGGNRTPQHRPSAHHHHHNQQLQQQQQMQHHQQLQQQQQQHHNRSNIQLSTNGMVQHGGKPVPSSAVYDFVDRNGGKFSVTSLLPASGGRLQDGIKQEPINNGEPPHHAMHHLPAAHHRFSAMHKSLLSPAAVAPMLPGVQPRGLSELLSPAAVLPYFAPDMTLRLNPNSAQDGSGGGMPPAHHQFYLKQGPSKCESCNIVFCKYENFLAHKKHYCASRPPPDGGDGDVDKTSPEGSPGSKPLMVSSPQSSKDSVSPTPLLKPPMIQFICSTCGVKFSSYDNLTTHQTFYCPNRTAVALQEPAADNKATPPPSKCPKCKMTVDGTHHHQCQPANCWKCPVCSAVCTSASAAQKHLDNHNGIRAFVCTICQYKGNTLRGLRTHIRMHFNKRMIPDLMEEDYVTCLIDENSASSMVDGRAKTPTTLDSADKPSAPSTVLIKTASAVASSSSLSPSPSSSSSSTAAAATVIVDDEPKELVVVKQEPINGMAAPPTMEELATGAYRRQQHELPATASDELLQQQLPPPPPTPQLQMQTAGGNKRTGMTAKYCKACDISFNYLSTFIAHKKYYCRNSTEYKCNTENAKTATVT